CCCAGCAACAGGTCGGGATCGAGCCAGATCTCGCCCAGCGTGCGCGTGCGTTCCAAGCGGCCGGGCGCCGCCACGCCCAGAAGGCGCAATTGCCGCGCCAGCACGGCCCAGATCGCATCATTGGCTTGTTGCAGCCAGGGCTGGTCGTACATCCCCAAACTGGCCAGCAATCCCATCGCCTGATTTCCTCCCCCACCCTGTGCTGCGAACCCTAGGCGGCAAACCGGCCCCAGCCAAGGGGCCGTGACACCGCTCCCTGCCGGTGCCAGAGTGCGCAACCAGTCCGGCGACAGGCCGAGGAGGTTGTCATGGGCGAACCCGGCTTTGGCTATCGACCGCCGCGGATCCGGCTGTTCGATGCCCAGTTGAAGCTCGATCCGTCGATCGAGCAGATGATGCTGGAACTTCAGGCCAAGATGGCCGGCCCGCAGATGACGCAGCAATGGCTGCAACCCAATTTCCAGCTTCTCCTGCCGCATTGGGAGGCGATCCTGGGGCCCGGCCCCAATCCCGTCTTCCTGCCCGTGCCGCCCCCGGCCTATACCCCGACAGCCGGCCCCGGCTTCCAGCCGATCGGGCCGCCGGCGCCCGCCTACACGCGGGGCGACGGCCCGGCCACGGCCAAGCCGGGCGAACTGTCCGATGTGCTGAAGGCGATCTACAAGCTGCCGGCCGTCCAGGAACTCGCCAAGCAGGCCAAGGACCAGGGCGAGCGCCAGTTGAAGGAACTGCACAGCGAATGGCAGAGTGCCGGCACCGCCGACCGGGTGCTGATGATTTCGGTCACCGGTGTCGTGGTCGGCGGCATGGTGACCACCATCCTGGCCAACGAGCCGACGCGCAACCTCGCCTTCGGCTTCATCAAGAACAAGGATATTCCCATCCCCGGGGTAAAGGGCCTGTCCTTCAAGATCATGGACGGCGGCGCCGGGGCGACCGTGCCCCTGGGCGTGCCCGGCCTGTCGGCCAAGGGCTATTACACCGCGCCGGACGGCAAGGCGCCGGACTATGGCGCCACCGTCACCTTCGACGTGATCGAGTTCCTGAAGAAAAAATAGCGGCCGCAACTCGACCAAGGCAGGGGGTGGCAAGGGATTTTGCCGCGTGCCATGCTGCCGCTTTGCGATCGCGAGACTGGACAACAACAACAAATGGCGGAGAGCGGGCCGATCGTCGCCTTTCGGGGTGTGCGCAAGACCTATGATGGCCGGTCCCTGGTCGTCAAAGACCTGAACCTCGATGTGATCAAGGGCGAGTTCCTCACCCTGCTGGGGCCGTCCGGCTCGGGCAAGACCACGTCGCTGATGATGCTCGCGGGCTTCGAGACGCCGACGCAAGGCGACATCCTGCTGGCCGGGCAATCCATCGCCCGCACCCCGCCGCACAAGCGCAACATCGGCATGGTGTTCCAGAACTATGCCCTGTTTCCCCACATGACCGTGGCCGAGAATGTCGCCTTCCCCCTGTCGGTGCGGGGCGTGCCCAAGGCCGAACGGGAAACGCGCGTCACCCGCGCGCTGGACATGATCAAGCTGGGCAATCTGGGCGGACGCAAGCCGGCGCAACTCTCGGGCGGGCAGCAGCAACGTGTGGCGCTGGCCCGCGCCCTGGTGTTCGAGCCGGCGATCGTGCTGATGGACGAACCGCTGGGCGCACTCGACAAGCAGTTGCGCGAGCACATGCAGATCGAGATCAAGCACCTGCACGAGCGTTTGGGCGTGACCGTGGTCTATGTCACCCACGACCAGGACGAGGCCCTGACCATTTCCAATCGCATTGCCGTGTTCAACGACGGCGTCATCCAGCAGCTGGACACGCCGACCAGGCTCTACGAAGCGCCCCGGAACAGTTTCGTCGCCTCCTTCATCGGCGAGAACAACGCCATTCCGGCACGGATCGTCGCCCTCCAGGACGGCATCGCGCAGGTCTGCCTGCCCGACGGCAGCAGCATTGCGGCCCAGGCGGTGGCGGCACTCGAGCCCGGCGCGGCGACCTCGATCTCGATCAGGCCCGAGAAGATCCTGCTCGAAGGGGTGGCGCCGGGCGGCCCCAACACGGTCGAGGCGACCACGGTCGAGACCATCTATCACGGCGATCACATGCGGGTGCGGGCCGATACCGGTTACGCCGCCCTGACCATCAAGATGCGCTTCCGGGCCGGCCGGCCGGTGCCCCAGGCAGGGGAACGGCTGTGGCTTGAACTGCCGACTGCGGATTGCCGGGCCCTGGATGCGGCACCGGCGATGGCCAACTCCGGCCTATAAGAACCTGATATAACAGGAGAGGTTTCATGACGACGACAATGATGAAGAAACTGACCGGCCTTGCCGCCGGCCTGGCGGTGGCGGCCTTCTCGGCCCAAGCCATGGCCCGCGACCTGAGCATCGTGTCCTGGGGCGGCGCCTATCAGGACGCCCAGAAGAAGATCTATTTCGAGCCGTTGAAGGCCGCCGGCGTCGCCCTGACCGACGAATCCTGGGACGGCGGCATCGGCGTGCTGCGGGCCAAGATCGAAGGCGGCCAGACGCCGTGGGACGTGGTCCAGGTCGAGTCCGAGGAACTGGTGCTGGGCTGCGAGGAAGGCCTATTCGAGAAACTGGACTTCGCCAAGATCGGCGGCAAGGACGCCTATCTGCCGGCGGCCGTGCACGACTGCGGCGTCGGCGCGATCGTCTATAATTTCGTGCTGGGCTACGACAAGGACAAGCTGAAGGACAAGGCCCCGACCGGCTGGGCCGATTTCTTCGACACCAAGACCTTCCCGGGCAAGCGCGGCCTGCGCCAGGGGCCCAAGACCACCCTGGAAATCGCCCTGATGGCCGATGGCGTGGCCCCGGCCGATGTCTACAAGGTGCTGGCAACGCCTGAAGGCGTCGACCGCGCCTTCAAGAAGCTGGACGAGATCAAGGCCGAGATCGTGTGGTGGAAGGCCGGCGCCCAGCCGCCGCAACTGCTCGCCGCGGGCGAAGTGGTGATGACCTCGGTCTATAACGGCCGCATCGACGCCGCCAACAAGGAAGGCCGGCACTTCGGCATCGTCTGGAACGGCTCGCTTTACACGATCGACAGCTGGGTGATCATGAAGGGCAGCCCGAATGTCGACGCGGCCTACAAGTTCCTGGCCTTTGTCGGCAAACCGGAGAACCAGGCCAAGCTGCCGCTGGCCATTGCCTACGGTGTGACCAATCCGGCCGCCTCGCCCCTGATCCCGGCCGAGCGCCTGAAGGAACTGCCGACCGATCCGGCCAACCTGGGCGTCTCGATCGAACTGTCGACCGCGTTCTGGATCGAGAACGTCGACCGCCTGACCGAGCGGTTCAACAAATGGGCAGCGAAGTAACCGCCACCCCACAAACAACCGCATCGCGGGGCGACACCGTCGCCTCGCGGGCCCTGCTGCGCCAGTTGCGGCGGGCCGAGCGGCGGCGGCAATGGGGTGCCTTCGCCCTGGTGGCGCCCTTGGTGCTGTTCCTGATCGTGGCCATGGTCCTGCCCATCGGCGACATGCTGCGCCGCGCGGTCGACGACCCCGAAATCGCCGACGTCCTGCCCCAGGTGACAAGAGCCTTCGATGACTGGACCGATCACGGCCAGTTGCCGCCCGACTCGGTCTTTGCGGCGCTGGCCGCCGACATGGCGAGTGCGCGTGCCGCCGGCACCCTGCCGATCGCGGCCCGGCGCCTGAACTACGCGGTCGACGGCGGGCGCAGCCTGCTGGTCAATAGCGCCCGGCGCCTGCCCGAGACGGCGCCGAACTGGCGCGACACCCTGATCGCCGCCGACCCCCGCTGGGGCGAGCTGGATGTATGGGCGGCGCTGTACCAGGCGCGCGGCCCCCTGACCGATTTCTTCCTGCTGGCGGCGATCGACATGCAGCGCGACGCCCAGGGTGACCTGACTGCGACTCCGGCCGACCGGGCGATCTATCGCGATGTCCTGGCGCGCACCTTCGAGATCGCCGGGGCGGTCACCCTGCTGTGCCTGCTGCTGGGCTTTCCCGTCGCCTACCTGCTGGCCAACCTGCCGCCGCGCCGGTCGAACCTCCTGATGATCCTGGTGCTGCTGCCGTTCTGGACCTCGCTGCTGGTGCGCACCGCGGCCTGGGTGGTGCTGTTGCAGGAAAACGGCCTGGTCAACCAGGTGATGATGATGCTGGGCGTGACCGAGGCGCCGGTGCGCCTGGTCTACAACCGCATCGGCGTCTATATTGCCATGACCCATGTCCTGCTGCCGTTCATGATCCTGCCGATCTACAGCGTGATGCGCGGCATCTCGCCGGTCTATCGCAAGGCGGCACTCAGCTTGGGCGCCACGCCCACCACCGCCTTCCTGCGGGTCTACCTGCCGCAGACCCTGCCGGGCCTGGCCGCGGGCGTGCTGCTGGTCTTCATCATGGCGCTGGGCTACTACATCACGCCCGCCCTGATCGGCGGCGCGGGCGACCAGATGGTCAGCTATTTCATCGCCTTCTATACCACCGACACGGTGAACTGGGGCATGGCCGCGGCCCTGGGTGCCGTGCTGCTGTCGGCGACCCTGCTGCTCTACTGGGTCTACAATCGCCTGGTCGGCGGCGGCGTGAGGCTGGGTTGATGACCACCACCCGCACCTGGCCCGAACGGCTGTGGACCTGGGTCCTGTACCTGTCCTGCGGCCTCGTCTTCGTGTTTCTGCTGGGGCCGATCCTGGCGATCGTGCCCTTGTCGGTGAACGACAGCAATTTCCTGACCTACCCGCTCACCGGCTTTTCCACCCGCTGGTACGGCGAGTTCTTCACCAGCGAGAAATGGACGCGGGCGCTGATGAACACCGCGATCATCGGCATCGCCTCCACCATCCTGGCGACGACCTTGGGCACGCTCGCCTCATTCGGCCTGGCCAAGGCGCGGTTCCCGGGCCGCGGCCTGATCATGGCCCTGGTGATGAGCCCGATGATCGTGCCCGTGGTCATCGTCGGCGTCGGCTTCTACCTGTTCTTCGCGCCGCTGGGCCTCACCCAGAGCTACCTGGGCCTGATCATGGCCCACACCGCCCTGGCCGCCCCCTTCGTGGTGGTCACGGTTTCCGCAACGCTCGCAGGGCTCGACCCCAGCCTCGCCCGCGCCGCCGCCAGCCTGGGTGCGGGGCCGCTGACCACCTTCTTCCGGGTAACCCTGCCGGTTATTGCGCCGGGCATGGCCTCGGGCGCCCTGTTCGCCTTCGCCGCTTCGCTGGACGAGGTGGTCGTCGTGCTCATGGTGGCCGGCCCCGAGCAGCGCACCCTGCCGCGCGAGATGTTCTCCGGCATCCGCGAGAACATCAGCCCGACCATCACCGCGGCGGCGACCGTGATGATCGTCGCCGCGGTCGCCCTGCTGATCGCGCTCGAACTCCTGCGCCGCCGGGCGGAACGGATGCGCACCGGCGCCGAGGGGTGAGGTGCGGCCGGCTCAAGCTCCCGCGTCGTGGCGGGGCAGATCGTCCGCCACCTCGAACCAGGGAAGGCGATGAGCGGTGAAGATATGCCGGGCGGGCGGGATCGCGCCCGGCTCGTCGAGTGTCGCGATATTGATCGAGACGCTGGTCGGCGCCTCCCGGTCGCGATAGTCGATCTGGGCGCCGCAGGTGCCGCAGAAGCGCCGCTCGCCCCACGCGCTGGAGCGGTAGACCGAGGGCGTGCCGGCAACATAGGCGACCCCTTCGATCGGGATCGAGGCCCAGGCCAGAACCGGGGCGCCGGTGGTGCGCTGGCACAGCAGGCAGTGGCAATAGCCGGCGTCGATCACGGCCGCCCGCACCTGGTAGCGCAGCGCGCCGCAGGCGCAGCCCCCCGTCAAGATCTGCATTTCACCCAACCCTGCCCCCTCCTGCCGGCGGCACGCCGGCCTTGCCGGCGGCGATCAGACGCGATCACTATGGCGGAAACTTGTCGGAAGTTGTCCATGACCGCCTTGCCCATTGCCGACCGCTGGTTCGAGATCCAGCGCATCAGCGACGACATCACCCTGCTGTGGGAGCCCCATGTGGTGCCCCTCATGCGCTGCAATATCTGGCATGTGCGCGGGCGCGACCGCGACCTGTTCGTCGACACCGGCATGGGCGTGGCCAGCCTGCGCGAGGCGGCCAAACACTTGCTGGACAAGAAGGTAACGGCGGTGGCGACTCACACCCACAACGACCACATCGGCGGCCATTCGGAGTTCGAGTGCACCCTGGTGCACGAACTGGAAGCCGACTGCCTGTGCCACCCCAGGGACCGCGGCGCCCTGCTGGCCAAGGATTTCCCGCCCGGCGCCCTGGAGAAATATGCCAGTTGGGGTTACCCGATCGAGGAAGGGCTGATCACCGCCATTCCCTACGAAGGCTACAATCCGTCGTCCTACCGCGTGCATGATTCGGTTGCGACCGAGATTGTCACCGAGGGCGACATCGTCGACTTAGGGAACCGGCATTTCGAGGTCTTCCACCTGCCCGGCCATTCGCCCGGCAGCATCGGCCTGTGGGAAGCGGCGACCGGCACCCTGTTCTCGGGCGATGCGATCTATGACGGCCCCTTGCTGGACGAGATCGGCGGCGCCGACATCCCCACCTACGTCCGCACCATGAAGCGCCTGCGCGACCTGCCGGTCCAGGTCGTCCACGCCGGCCACGACCCCAGCTTCGGCCGCGAGCGGCTGATCGAGCTGGCGGATGCCTATCTGGCCAAGCGGGGGTAACCGCCCGCGCCACCCGGCCCCCTCGCCCCCACCGGGGGAGAGGGATGGGGTGAGGGGCATTGGAACATCTCGGACGGCCCCGGCCCCCCTCACCCTGCCCTCTCCCCCGGTGGGGGCGAGGGTACTTATCGCTTCAGTTCGTCTTGGGCGCGTCCAGCACGGTGAAGCCCTGGCCTTCATAGACCGGGCGGGCGGTGGCACTTTCCAGGAAGGCCAGCACCGCCGCGGCGTCCGGGTTGGTCGAGGCGTCGAGCAGGGCGATCGGGTAGACGATCGGGTCGTGGCTGTCGGCCGGGAAGGTGCCGACCACCTTGACGCCCGGGTCGGCCCGGGCATCGGTCGCGTAGACGATGCCCAAAGGCGCCTCGCCGCGGGACACCAGGGCCAGGGCGGCGCGGACGTTTTCGGCCTGGGCCAGCCTGTCCTTCACGCTGTCCCACACCCCGAGCGAGGTCAGCGAGGCCTTGCCGTAGACGCCGGCGGGGACCGAACTCACCTCGCCCATGGCCAGGCGGCCGTCGCCCAGCAGGGCGGCCAGGTCGAAACCCTTTTCGATCGTGGCGGTCACGGTCGAGTCCTTGGACGCCACCAGGACCAGTTCGTTGCCCAGCAAGGGCCGCTCGGTCTCCTTCTTCGTCAGGCCCTTGCCCGAGAGATAAGCCATCCATTTCAGGTCGGCGGAAATGAAGATGTCGGCCGGCGCGCCGCCCTCGATCTGCTTGGCCAGGGCCGAGGACGCGGCATAGGAGACCTGGATGGTCTTGCCGGTTTCCTTGGTATAGGCGGCGGCCAGCTCGTCGACCGCGTTCTTCAGGCTGGCCGCGGCGAAGACCAGCACCGGCTTGTCCTCGGCGCGGGCCGGGGCAAGGACGGCGGCGGCCAGCATGACGCCGGCGGTGAGAGACTGGAGCCAGCGGCGCCGGTTGATGAGCATGGGTCTTGTCCTTACTCGACGGCCAGGATGATGTGGGAAGCCTTGATCACCGCATAGGCGGGCTCGCCCGGCTCAAAACCCAGCTCTTCCGCGCTGACCTTGGTGATCACGGCGGTGATGGTCTTGCCGCCGCCGATATCGAGGTCGATCTCGCTGGAGACCGCGCCGGGATCGTGGGCGACGACCGTGCCTTTCAGCACATTGCGCGCCGAAGTCCGCCCCGGCTCGCCGACGCCGAGGATGACGAAGCTCGACTTGATCAGGGCGATCACCGGCCTGCCCGGCACCAGTTCCAGCGCCTCGACGCTGGGCCGGGTCACGGTTGCCGCCAGGTGCTGCCCCTGGCCGAGCGAAATGATCACTTCGGCGTTCACCGCCCCATCGGTCACCTTTTCGACGGTACCGCGCAAGGCATTGCGGGCGCTGGTCTTCATTGCATAACTCCAGAATAAGGGTGAGATGGCCCCGCTATCGCCAAGGCGACGTTCCAGTGTGCCGAGAAAGCCGGCCAGTTCGCTGCGGATCATCGAGAAGGCCTGGATGACCGCCTCGCCGGCCGGTGTGATCACCGTGCCGCCGCCACTTCGCCCGCCGGTCTGCGCCTCGACCAGCGGTTGGGCGAAAAGATTGTTGAGCGCCTTCACGCCGTCCCAGGCCGCCTTGTAGCTCAAGCCGACGGCACGGGCGGCGGCGGCGATCGAGCCGTGCTCGCGGATCGCCAGCATCAGCGCCAGGCGCTGATCCTCCACCGGCAGCGAACCGCCGCGGCGCAAGGAGAATCGGGCATCGAGATCGGTGGAAGGCATCGGACCGCCACAGCGTTATATAGATCGACTATATAACGCTGTGGCGGCGGCACGAAAGTGTCTATCCCTGCGTCGGCTTGCCCCAGGTCTGCTTCAGGGCCCGACTGTCGACGCCGCTGAGCTTGAGCCGGATCGCGGCGCGGGCATTGTCCAGGAGCGAGCCCACCATCTTGGCCGGCATCGGCTTTTCCGGCCGGGCGCGGAGTGCCCGCTCCGCCGGATCGCAATCCGGCAGGATACGGGGGAAAGCCGCGCCGCGCAGGGGGCCGCCGACAGCCGACTCATGGCGGAAATGAACCGGCATGCGCTTGGCCGAGGGCTGGTAGGTCACGTCGTCGCCGGTCCAGCGCAGGGCCAGGGCCCGGCGCCGGCGGGTGCGCGAGGCGTTGCCGTAGGAGCCGTGCAGGGTCAGCGGGTGGAACATCAGGATGTCGCCCGGCTCCATGTTCCAGTCGACCAGGTCGTATTTCTCCGGTGCCGCATTGATGTCAGGGATGTCGTCCATCTTCTCGTCGATGATGGCGGCGACATAGTCGGGCGAGATCGCCTTGAAGCGCTGGGGCCACTTGTGCGAGCCGCGGACATAGAGCAGGCCGCTGTTCTCTTTCGTCACGGGGTCGAGCGGGATCCAGAAGGAGCAGATCTGCTCGCCCCGGATCGGCCAGAAGCTCAAGTCCTGGTGCCAGGGGGTGGGCGCGTCGGTGCCCGGTTCCTTCACGAACATCTGGTCGTAGAAGAAGCGCACCTCCTTGGCACCCATCAATTGCTGGGCCCAGCGGGCGAAGGGCCCGTAGTAGATCGCATCGCGGATCTGGTCGATGCGCTTCCACAGGAAGATGTCCATCTGGTAGCCGCCGACCTTGCGGGACATGAAGCGGCCCAGCAGGGACATGTCGCCCCGCCCCTGCTCCAGCCCGGCCTCGATCAGGTCCAGCCAGTTCCGG
This DNA window, taken from Oleomonas cavernae, encodes the following:
- a CDS encoding ABC transporter ATP-binding protein — translated: MAESGPIVAFRGVRKTYDGRSLVVKDLNLDVIKGEFLTLLGPSGSGKTTSLMMLAGFETPTQGDILLAGQSIARTPPHKRNIGMVFQNYALFPHMTVAENVAFPLSVRGVPKAERETRVTRALDMIKLGNLGGRKPAQLSGGQQQRVALARALVFEPAIVLMDEPLGALDKQLREHMQIEIKHLHERLGVTVVYVTHDQDEALTISNRIAVFNDGVIQQLDTPTRLYEAPRNSFVASFIGENNAIPARIVALQDGIAQVCLPDGSSIAAQAVAALEPGAATSISIRPEKILLEGVAPGGPNTVEATTVETIYHGDHMRVRADTGYAALTIKMRFRAGRPVPQAGERLWLELPTADCRALDAAPAMANSGL
- a CDS encoding GFA family protein, whose protein sequence is MQILTGGCACGALRYQVRAAVIDAGYCHCLLCQRTTGAPVLAWASIPIEGVAYVAGTPSVYRSSAWGERRFCGTCGAQIDYRDREAPTSVSINIATLDEPGAIPPARHIFTAHRLPWFEVADDLPRHDAGA
- a CDS encoding ABC transporter permease is translated as MTTTRTWPERLWTWVLYLSCGLVFVFLLGPILAIVPLSVNDSNFLTYPLTGFSTRWYGEFFTSEKWTRALMNTAIIGIASTILATTLGTLASFGLAKARFPGRGLIMALVMSPMIVPVVIVGVGFYLFFAPLGLTQSYLGLIMAHTALAAPFVVVTVSATLAGLDPSLARAAASLGAGPLTTFFRVTLPVIAPGMASGALFAFAASLDEVVVVLMVAGPEQRTLPREMFSGIRENISPTITAAATVMIVAAVALLIALELLRRRAERMRTGAEG
- a CDS encoding ABC transporter substrate-binding protein — its product is MTTTMMKKLTGLAAGLAVAAFSAQAMARDLSIVSWGGAYQDAQKKIYFEPLKAAGVALTDESWDGGIGVLRAKIEGGQTPWDVVQVESEELVLGCEEGLFEKLDFAKIGGKDAYLPAAVHDCGVGAIVYNFVLGYDKDKLKDKAPTGWADFFDTKTFPGKRGLRQGPKTTLEIALMADGVAPADVYKVLATPEGVDRAFKKLDEIKAEIVWWKAGAQPPQLLAAGEVVMTSVYNGRIDAANKEGRHFGIVWNGSLYTIDSWVIMKGSPNVDAAYKFLAFVGKPENQAKLPLAIAYGVTNPAASPLIPAERLKELPTDPANLGVSIELSTAFWIENVDRLTERFNKWAAK
- a CDS encoding TOBE domain-containing protein; amino-acid sequence: MPSTDLDARFSLRRGGSLPVEDQRLALMLAIREHGSIAAAARAVGLSYKAAWDGVKALNNLFAQPLVEAQTGGRSGGGTVITPAGEAVIQAFSMIRSELAGFLGTLERRLGDSGAISPLFWSYAMKTSARNALRGTVEKVTDGAVNAEVIISLGQGQHLAATVTRPSVEALELVPGRPVIALIKSSFVILGVGEPGRTSARNVLKGTVVAHDPGAVSSEIDLDIGGGKTITAVITKVSAEELGFEPGEPAYAVIKASHIILAVE
- a CDS encoding MBL fold metallo-hydrolase; translated protein: MTALPIADRWFEIQRISDDITLLWEPHVVPLMRCNIWHVRGRDRDLFVDTGMGVASLREAAKHLLDKKVTAVATHTHNDHIGGHSEFECTLVHELEADCLCHPRDRGALLAKDFPPGALEKYASWGYPIEEGLITAIPYEGYNPSSYRVHDSVATEIVTEGDIVDLGNRHFEVFHLPGHSPGSIGLWEAATGTLFSGDAIYDGPLLDEIGGADIPTYVRTMKRLRDLPVQVVHAGHDPSFGRERLIELADAYLAKRG
- the modA gene encoding molybdate ABC transporter substrate-binding protein, with the translated sequence MLINRRRWLQSLTAGVMLAAAVLAPARAEDKPVLVFAAASLKNAVDELAAAYTKETGKTIQVSYAASSALAKQIEGGAPADIFISADLKWMAYLSGKGLTKKETERPLLGNELVLVASKDSTVTATIEKGFDLAALLGDGRLAMGEVSSVPAGVYGKASLTSLGVWDSVKDRLAQAENVRAALALVSRGEAPLGIVYATDARADPGVKVVGTFPADSHDPIVYPIALLDASTNPDAAAVLAFLESATARPVYEGQGFTVLDAPKTN
- a CDS encoding ABC transporter permease — its product is MGSEVTATPQTTASRGDTVASRALLRQLRRAERRRQWGAFALVAPLVLFLIVAMVLPIGDMLRRAVDDPEIADVLPQVTRAFDDWTDHGQLPPDSVFAALAADMASARAAGTLPIAARRLNYAVDGGRSLLVNSARRLPETAPNWRDTLIAADPRWGELDVWAALYQARGPLTDFFLLAAIDMQRDAQGDLTATPADRAIYRDVLARTFEIAGAVTLLCLLLGFPVAYLLANLPPRRSNLLMILVLLPFWTSLLVRTAAWVVLLQENGLVNQVMMMLGVTEAPVRLVYNRIGVYIAMTHVLLPFMILPIYSVMRGISPVYRKAALSLGATPTTAFLRVYLPQTLPGLAAGVLLVFIMALGYYITPALIGGAGDQMVSYFIAFYTTDTVNWGMAAALGAVLLSATLLLYWVYNRLVGGGVRLG
- a CDS encoding phytanoyl-CoA dioxygenase family protein, with translation MSFPAFPTRKLTDAEIQQYRDDGVIMIKGAIDRNWLDLIEAGLEQGRGDMSLLGRFMSRKVGGYQMDIFLWKRIDQIRDAIYYGPFARWAQQLMGAKEVRFFYDQMFVKEPGTDAPTPWHQDLSFWPIRGEQICSFWIPLDPVTKENSGLLYVRGSHKWPQRFKAISPDYVAAIIDEKMDDIPDINAAPEKYDLVDWNMEPGDILMFHPLTLHGSYGNASRTRRRRALALRWTGDDVTYQPSAKRMPVHFRHESAVGGPLRGAAFPRILPDCDPAERALRARPEKPMPAKMVGSLLDNARAAIRLKLSGVDSRALKQTWGKPTQG